Proteins encoded together in one Lathyrus oleraceus cultivar Zhongwan6 chromosome 5, CAAS_Psat_ZW6_1.0, whole genome shotgun sequence window:
- the LOC127088222 gene encoding LOW QUALITY PROTEIN: uncharacterized protein LOC127088222 (The sequence of the model RefSeq protein was modified relative to this genomic sequence to represent the inferred CDS: deleted 2 bases in 1 codon) has translation MGNQKLETHHQFYNHHPKNTFLPMLCSKPSIKEVNLPRCRINPSSSCNDPLSPRIGCMGQVKRNNKIAGFPSSQYKLLNFNNKTISSSIISPVVKYSKLKKLFSGKNLISTPSVTSATTITKQRVIGNNSNIQKCVRNENVVVGIRIDEMDPPLPVIKRVNKMEEGSKGDNSLWKRRSGSSGVPLRSLQLQQIQVKSKDLYSTYNCLMRFIFT, from the exons ATGGGCAATCAAAAACTTGAAACCCATCATCAATTTTACAACCACCATCCCAAAAACACATTCCTTCCAATGCTATGTTCCAAACCCTCCATCAAAGAAGTGAATCTCCCAAGATGTAGAATCAATCCATCTTCTTCTTGCAATGACCCTTTATCACCAAGAATAGGTTGCATGGGTCAAGTCAAAAGAAACAACAAAATTGCTGGATTTCCATCTTCACAATACAAACTACTTAATTTCAACAACAAAACCATTTCTAGTTCCATTATTTCACCTGTTGTCAAATACTCCAAACTCAAAAAACTTTTCTCTGGTAAGAATCTTATTAGCACCCCCTCAGTTACTTCTGCCACCACCATAACCAAACAAAGAGTTATAGGCAATAATAGTAATATTCAAAAGTGTGTTAGGAATGAGAATGTTGTTGTTGGCATAAGAATTGATGAAATGGATCCTCCTTTGCCTGTGATCAAGAGAGTGAATAAGATGGAAGAAGGAAGCAAAGGTGATAACAGTCTTTGGAAAAGAAGATCAGGATCAAGTGGTGTTCCATTGAGAAGTTTACAGCTTCAACAGATTCAAGTT AAATCCAAAGATTTGTATTCAACCTACAACTGTTTGATGAGATTCATTTTCACATGA
- the LOC127080338 gene encoding secreted RxLR effector protein 161-like, translating into MSDLGNLSYFLGLDFKDTNEGVFLHQTKYAQDILKRFKMRNCNVVVTPLEIGAKLRKEINDDFLSATLYKQIIGSLRYLCNTKPYICQNVILLSIFMEKPQECHLTIIKRVLRYMKGMLDHGVLMPRNKKIDTNARIYGYTDSYLSGNQDENKSVAGYIFMIGGAPISWSSRKKNIVALSYCEAEYVDASHATCQTAWI; encoded by the coding sequence atgtccgaCCTAGGAAATTTGTCATATTTCTTAGGGTTAGATTTTAAAGACACAAATGAAGGAGTATTTTTGCACCAGACGAAGTATGCCCAAGATATCTTGAAGAGGTTCAAGATGAGAAATTGTAATGTAGTTGTTACACCATTAGAAATTGGAGCAAAGTTGAGAAAAGAAATAAATGATGACTTTCTAAGTGCAACATTGTACAAGCAAATCATTGGATCCTTGAGGTATCTTTGCAATACCAAGCCATACATTTGTCAAAATGTCATATTGTTGAGCATATTCATGGAGAAGCCTCAAGAATGTCATCTAACAATAATCAAAAGAGTGTTAAGATACATGAAAGGTATGCTTGATCATGGTGTGTTGATGCCGAGGAACAAGAAGATCGACACAAATGCAAGGATATATGGCTACACTGATTCATATTTAAGTGGAAATCAAGATGAGAATAAGAGTGTTGCAGGCTACATATTCATGATTGGAGGTGCACCAATCTCATGGAGCTCAAGAAAGAAAAACATTGTGGCTTTGTCATATTGTGAAGCTGAGTACGTGGATGCATCACATGCAACATGTCAAACTGCATGGATATAA